In Ovis canadensis isolate MfBH-ARS-UI-01 breed Bighorn chromosome 11, ARS-UI_OviCan_v2, whole genome shotgun sequence, one genomic interval encodes:
- the WNK4 gene encoding serine/threonine-protein kinase WNK4 isoform X9 — translation MLAPPAPETEVPMSQAEADLPLRPPPPLAAAGPPRLGPPPRRVRRFSGKAEPRPRSSRLSRRSSVDLGLLRSWSQPASPVPEPPDPPDSAGSGPAMSPPPSSEEPPEGTWTAGAPVKPADSERLEPVGSTGGSGSREQPRITEAAAARERRREQEEKEDTETQAVATSPDGRYLKFDIEIGRGSFKTVYRGLDTDTTVEVAWCELQTRKLSRAERQRFSEEVEMLKGLQHPNIVRFYDSWKSVLRGQVCIVLVTELMTSGTLKTYLRRFREMKPRVLQRWSRQILRGLHFLHSRVPPILHRDLKCDNVFITGPTGSVKIGDLGLATLKRASFAKSVIGTPEFMAPEMYEEKYDEAVDVYAFGMCMLEMATSEYPYSECQNAAQIYRRVTSGTKPNSFYKVKMPEVKEIIEGCIRTDKNERFTIHDLLAHAFFREERGVHVELAEEDDGEKPDLKLWLRMEDARRGGRPRDNQAIEFLFQLGRDAAEEVAQEMVALGLVCEADYQPVARAVRERVAAIQRKREKLRKARELEALPPAPRLPPAAVPMTPGPSSAFPPEPEEPEADQHQPFLFRHASYSSTTSDCETDGYLSSSGFLDASDPALQPPSGVPSSPAESHLRLPTAFALSIPRSGPGNDFSPGESYASDAASGLSDVGEGMERMRRPPGKILRRRPRSRLRVTSVSDQNDRVVECQLQTHNSKMVTFRFDLDGDSPEEIAAAMVYNEFILPSERAGFLNRIREIIQRVETLLKRDTGPVEAAEDPLSPQEEPAPLPALPGSPPDPSRELQSSTSLEQRCWAASSASTSSPGTPLSPGNSFSPGTPVFPSPILPVTSPPCHLNPSSFSQVSPQASSNLSPHPPSCPLPLSPSAPQFPVPSAQFPQSSLLPDCFQVPLAPPSFAPCPSACPLPSTTAAPLLSLASAFSLAVMTVAQSLLSPSPGLLSQSPPAPPGPLPSLSLPTPCTPCGQEQTLSLTAEMEGEASPNIGWPLPGEARLAPISEEGKPQLVGRFQVTSSKEPAEPLPLQLVSPTPSGSPKPPTPQLTSESSDTEDSAGARPEAREALAESDRAAEGLGAGAEEEGDDGQEPQVGGSPPPLIHPSPVWMSYSYSSLCLSSEESESSGEDEEFWAELQNLRQKHLSEVEALQTLQKQEIEDLYSRLGKQPPPGILAPAAMLSSRQRRLSKGSFPTSRRNSLQRSEPLGPGIMRRNSLSGSSTGSQEQR, via the exons ATGCTggcacccccagccccagagaCCGAAGTCCCCATGTCCCAGGCGGAGGCTGACCTGCCCCTGCGTCCCCCGCCGCCCCTTGCCGCGGCGGGGCCGCCCCGCCTCGGGCCCCCTCCCCGCCGGGTGCGCCGCTTCTCCGGGAAGGCTGAGCCCCGGCCGCGTTCTTCCCGTCTCAGCCGCCGCAGCTCAGTCGACTTGGGGCTGCTGAGGTCTTGGTCCCAGCCAGCCTCACCCGTTCCGGAGCCCCCTGATCCGCCAGACTCCGCTGGTTCCGGCCCGGCGATGAGCCCACCGCCCAGCTCCGAAGAGCCCCCTGAGGGCACGTGGACCGCGGGCGCCCCTGTGAAGCCTGCAGACTCCGAGCGTTTGGAGCCCGTGGGCTCCACAGGAGGGTCGGGGTCCCGGGAACAGCCGAGGATCacggaggcggcggcggcccggGAGCGGCGGCGGGAGCAAGAGGAAAAAGAGGACACGGAGACCCAGGCTGTGGCAACGTCCCCGGACGGCCGATACCTCAAGTTTGACATCGAGATTGGACGTGGCTCGTTCAAGACGGTGTATCGAGGGCTAGACACCGACACCACGGTGGAGGTGGCCTGGTGTGAGCTGCAG ACTCGGAAACTGTCTCGAGCCGAGCGGCAGCGATTCTCAGAGGAGGTGGAGATGCTCAAGGGGCTGCAGCACCCCAACATCGTCCGCTTCTACGACTCCTGGAAGTCAGTACTGAGGGGCCAGGTTTGCATCGTGCTGGTCACCGAACTCATGACCTCGGGCACGCTCAAGAC ATACCTGAGGCGGTTCCGTGAGATGAAACCACGAGTCCTTCAGCGCTGGAGCCGCCAAATCCTGCGGGGGCTGCATTTCCTACACTCCCGAGTACCCCCTATCCTGCACCGAGATCTCAAGTGTGACAACGTCTTTATCACCGGCCCTACGGGCTCCGTTAAGATCGGGGACCTGGGCCTGGCCACGCTCAAGCGCGCCTCCTTCGCCAAGAGCGTCATCG GGACCCCGGAGTTCATGGCCCCAGAGATGTACGAGGAAAAGTACGACGAGGCCGTGGACGTGTACGCGTTTGGCATGTGCATGCTGGAGATGGCGACCTCGGAGTACCCCTACTCAGAGTGCCAGAATGCTGCTCAAATCTACCGCAGGGTCACCTCg GGCACGAAACCCAACAGCTTCTACAAGGTGAAGATGCCCGAGGTAAAGGAGATCATTGAAGGCTGCATCCGCACGGATAAGAATGAGAg GTTCACCATCCACGACCTTCTGGCTCACGCCTTCTTCCGCGAGGAGCGCGGCGTCCACGTGGAGTTGGCGGAGGAGGACGACGGAGAGAAGCCGGACCTCAAGCTCTGGCTGCGCATGGAGGACGCGCGGCGAGGGGGGCGCCCACGGGACAACCAGGCCATCGAGTTCTTGTTCCAGCTGGGCCGGGACGCGGCCGAGGAGGTGGCTCAGGAGATG GTGGCCCTGGGCTTAGTGTGTGAAGCTGATTACCAGCCAGTGGCTCGTGCAGTGCGTGAACGGGTTGCTGCCATCCAGCGAAAGCGTGAGAAGCTGCGCAAAGCTAGGGAGTTGGAGGCCCTCCCCCCAGCGCCGAGACTCCCACCAGCAGCTGTCCCCATGACTCCTGGTCCCTCCAGtgccttccctcctgagcctgaGGAGCCAGAGGCAGACCAGCACCAGCCCTTCCTCTTCCGCCATGCCAGCTATTCCTCTACCACCT cgGATTGCGAGACTGATGGCTACCTCAGCTCCTCCGGCTTCCTGGATGCCTCAGACCCTGCCCTTCAGCCCCCTAGCGGGGTGCCATCCAGCCCCGCTGAGTCCCATCTCCGCCTGCCTACG GCTTTTGCTCTATCCATTCCACGTTCTGGCCCCGGCAATGACTTTTCCCCTGGAGAGAG ctaTGCCTCAGATGCAGCGTCAGGCCTTAGTGATGTGGGAGAAGGGATGGAACGGATGAGGAGACCCCCAGGGAAAATCCTCCGGCGTAGACCCCGATCCCGGCTTCGGGTTACAAGT GTCTCAGACCAGAACGACAGAGTGGTTGAATGCCAGCTGCAGACGCACAACAGCAAGATGGTGACCTTCCGATTTGATCTGGATGGGGACAGCCCAGAAGAGATTGCAGCTGCCATG GTGTATAATGAGTTCATTCTGCCCTCGGAGCGAGCTGGATTCCTGAACCGGATTCGGGAGATTATCCAGCGAGTGGAGACCCTGTTGAAGAGAGATACTGGCCCTGTGGAGGCTGCTGAAGACCCTCTGAGTCCCCAG gaGGAGCCAGCACCACTGCCTGCTCTCCCGGGGTCCCCCCCAGACCCATCCAGGG AGCTCCAGAGCAGCACCTCCCTGGAGCAGAGATGCTGGGCAGCTTCCTCCGCCTCCACATCTTCTCCTGGAACTCCCTTGTCTCCTGGAAACTCCTTTTCTCCTGGAACCCCGGTTTTCCCAAGTCCCATCCTTCCCGTCACTTCTCCCCCATGTCATCTCAACCCCTCCTCATTCTCCCAAGTTTCTCCTCAGGCCTCCTCAAATCTCTCTCCACACCCCCCAAGCTGCCCGCTTCCACTCTCCCCCAGTGCACCGCAGTTTCCAGTCCCATCTGCTCAGTTTCCACAGAGTTCTCTTCTCCCCGATTGTTTCCAGGTCCCTCTCGCTCCTCCCTCCTTTGccccctgcccctctgcttgtcccctcccctccaccaccgcagcccctctcctctctctggcaAGTGCCTTCTCTCTGGCtgtgatgactgtggctcagtccCTGCTGTCCCCATCCCCTGGGCTCCTGTCCCagtctcctccagctcctcctggTCCTCTCCCTAGCCTGTCCCTTCCTACTCCCTGTACTCCTTGTGGCCAGGAGCAGACTTTATCTCTGACAGCTGAGATGGAGGGTGAG GCTTCTCCGAATATTGGTTGGCCACTCCCAGGTGAAGCCAGATTGGCgcccatctcagaag AGGGAAAGCCTCAGCTTGTTGGGCGCTTCCAAGTGACTTCATCCAAGGAGCCAGCTGAGCCTCTTCCCCTGCAGCTGGTATCCCCAACTCCCTCTGGCTCCCCGAAGCCTCCAACCCCTCAGCTGACCTCGGAGAGCTCGGACACGGAGGACAGTGCTGGAGCCAGGCCAGAGGCCAGGGAGGCTCTGGCTGAAAGTGACCGTGCAGCCGAGGGCCTAGGGGCTGGAGCTGAAGAGGAAGGGGACGATGGGCAGGAACCCCAAGTAGGGGGCAGCCCTCCACCCCTGATCCATCCCAGCCCAGTGTGGATGAGTTACTCCTATAGCAGCCTGTGTCTGAGCAGTGAGGAGTCAGAGAGCAGTGGGGAGGACGAGGAATTCTGGGCTGAGCTGCAGAATCTTCGGCAGAA GCACTTGTCAGAGGTGGAGGCACTACAGACACTACAGAAACAGGAAATCGAGGACTTGTACAGCAGGCTTGGGAAGCAGCCCCCGCCAGGGATCCTGGCCCCTGCTGCTATGCTGTCTAGCCGCCAGCGCCGCCTCTCCAAGGGCAGCTTCCCCACCTCACGGCGCAACAGCCTGCAGCGTTCTGAGCCCCTGGGCCCGG GCATCATGCGAAGGAACTCCCTCAGTGGCAGCAGCACCGGCTCCCAGGAGCAGCGG TGA
- the WNK4 gene encoding serine/threonine-protein kinase WNK4 isoform X10: protein MSPPPSSEEPPEGTWTAGAPVKPADSERLEPVGSTGGSGSREQPRITEAAAARERRREQEEKEDTETQAVATSPDGRYLKFDIEIGRGSFKTVYRGLDTDTTVEVAWCELQTRKLSRAERQRFSEEVEMLKGLQHPNIVRFYDSWKSVLRGQVCIVLVTELMTSGTLKTYLRRFREMKPRVLQRWSRQILRGLHFLHSRVPPILHRDLKCDNVFITGPTGSVKIGDLGLATLKRASFAKSVIGTPEFMAPEMYEEKYDEAVDVYAFGMCMLEMATSEYPYSECQNAAQIYRRVTSGTKPNSFYKVKMPEVKEIIEGCIRTDKNERFTIHDLLAHAFFREERGVHVELAEEDDGEKPDLKLWLRMEDARRGGRPRDNQAIEFLFQLGRDAAEEVAQEMVALGLVCEADYQPVARAVRERVAAIQRKREKLRKARELEALPPAPRLPPAAVPMTPGPSSAFPPEPEEPEADQHQPFLFRHASYSSTTSDCETDGYLSSSGFLDASDPALQPPSGVPSSPAESHLRLPTAFALSIPRSGPGNDFSPGESYASDAASGLSDVGEGMERMRRPPGKILRRRPRSRLRVTSVSDQNDRVVECQLQTHNSKMVTFRFDLDGDSPEEIAAAMVYNEFILPSERAGFLNRIREIIQRVETLLKRDTGPVEAAEDPLSPQEEPAPLPALPGSPPDPSRAELQSSTSLEQRCWAASSASTSSPGTPLSPGNSFSPGTPVFPSPILPVTSPPCHLNPSSFSQVSPQASSNLSPHPPSCPLPLSPSAPQFPVPSAQFPQSSLLPDCFQVPLAPPSFAPCPSACPLPSTTAAPLLSLASAFSLAVMTVAQSLLSPSPGLLSQSPPAPPGPLPSLSLPTPCTPCGQEQTLSLTAEMEGEASPNIGWPLPGEARLAPISEEGKPQLVGRFQVTSSKEPAEPLPLQLVSPTPSGSPKPPTPQLTSESSDTEDSAGARPEAREALAESDRAAEGLGAGAEEEGDDGQEPQVGGSPPPLIHPSPVWMSYSYSSLCLSSEESESSGEDEEFWAELQNLRQKHLSEVEALQTLQKQEIEDLYSRLGKQPPPGILAPAAMLSSRQRRLSKGSFPTSRRNSLQRSEPLGPGETEVTSSHRSRVPSLVICLSGPGGLPLAVGGLAPRFSLWPLPSFSALPPLPILHPGIMRRNSLSGSSTGSQEQRASKGVTFAGDVGRM, encoded by the exons ATGAGCCCACCGCCCAGCTCCGAAGAGCCCCCTGAGGGCACGTGGACCGCGGGCGCCCCTGTGAAGCCTGCAGACTCCGAGCGTTTGGAGCCCGTGGGCTCCACAGGAGGGTCGGGGTCCCGGGAACAGCCGAGGATCacggaggcggcggcggcccggGAGCGGCGGCGGGAGCAAGAGGAAAAAGAGGACACGGAGACCCAGGCTGTGGCAACGTCCCCGGACGGCCGATACCTCAAGTTTGACATCGAGATTGGACGTGGCTCGTTCAAGACGGTGTATCGAGGGCTAGACACCGACACCACGGTGGAGGTGGCCTGGTGTGAGCTGCAG ACTCGGAAACTGTCTCGAGCCGAGCGGCAGCGATTCTCAGAGGAGGTGGAGATGCTCAAGGGGCTGCAGCACCCCAACATCGTCCGCTTCTACGACTCCTGGAAGTCAGTACTGAGGGGCCAGGTTTGCATCGTGCTGGTCACCGAACTCATGACCTCGGGCACGCTCAAGAC ATACCTGAGGCGGTTCCGTGAGATGAAACCACGAGTCCTTCAGCGCTGGAGCCGCCAAATCCTGCGGGGGCTGCATTTCCTACACTCCCGAGTACCCCCTATCCTGCACCGAGATCTCAAGTGTGACAACGTCTTTATCACCGGCCCTACGGGCTCCGTTAAGATCGGGGACCTGGGCCTGGCCACGCTCAAGCGCGCCTCCTTCGCCAAGAGCGTCATCG GGACCCCGGAGTTCATGGCCCCAGAGATGTACGAGGAAAAGTACGACGAGGCCGTGGACGTGTACGCGTTTGGCATGTGCATGCTGGAGATGGCGACCTCGGAGTACCCCTACTCAGAGTGCCAGAATGCTGCTCAAATCTACCGCAGGGTCACCTCg GGCACGAAACCCAACAGCTTCTACAAGGTGAAGATGCCCGAGGTAAAGGAGATCATTGAAGGCTGCATCCGCACGGATAAGAATGAGAg GTTCACCATCCACGACCTTCTGGCTCACGCCTTCTTCCGCGAGGAGCGCGGCGTCCACGTGGAGTTGGCGGAGGAGGACGACGGAGAGAAGCCGGACCTCAAGCTCTGGCTGCGCATGGAGGACGCGCGGCGAGGGGGGCGCCCACGGGACAACCAGGCCATCGAGTTCTTGTTCCAGCTGGGCCGGGACGCGGCCGAGGAGGTGGCTCAGGAGATG GTGGCCCTGGGCTTAGTGTGTGAAGCTGATTACCAGCCAGTGGCTCGTGCAGTGCGTGAACGGGTTGCTGCCATCCAGCGAAAGCGTGAGAAGCTGCGCAAAGCTAGGGAGTTGGAGGCCCTCCCCCCAGCGCCGAGACTCCCACCAGCAGCTGTCCCCATGACTCCTGGTCCCTCCAGtgccttccctcctgagcctgaGGAGCCAGAGGCAGACCAGCACCAGCCCTTCCTCTTCCGCCATGCCAGCTATTCCTCTACCACCT cgGATTGCGAGACTGATGGCTACCTCAGCTCCTCCGGCTTCCTGGATGCCTCAGACCCTGCCCTTCAGCCCCCTAGCGGGGTGCCATCCAGCCCCGCTGAGTCCCATCTCCGCCTGCCTACG GCTTTTGCTCTATCCATTCCACGTTCTGGCCCCGGCAATGACTTTTCCCCTGGAGAGAG ctaTGCCTCAGATGCAGCGTCAGGCCTTAGTGATGTGGGAGAAGGGATGGAACGGATGAGGAGACCCCCAGGGAAAATCCTCCGGCGTAGACCCCGATCCCGGCTTCGGGTTACAAGT GTCTCAGACCAGAACGACAGAGTGGTTGAATGCCAGCTGCAGACGCACAACAGCAAGATGGTGACCTTCCGATTTGATCTGGATGGGGACAGCCCAGAAGAGATTGCAGCTGCCATG GTGTATAATGAGTTCATTCTGCCCTCGGAGCGAGCTGGATTCCTGAACCGGATTCGGGAGATTATCCAGCGAGTGGAGACCCTGTTGAAGAGAGATACTGGCCCTGTGGAGGCTGCTGAAGACCCTCTGAGTCCCCAG gaGGAGCCAGCACCACTGCCTGCTCTCCCGGGGTCCCCCCCAGACCCATCCAGGG caGAGCTCCAGAGCAGCACCTCCCTGGAGCAGAGATGCTGGGCAGCTTCCTCCGCCTCCACATCTTCTCCTGGAACTCCCTTGTCTCCTGGAAACTCCTTTTCTCCTGGAACCCCGGTTTTCCCAAGTCCCATCCTTCCCGTCACTTCTCCCCCATGTCATCTCAACCCCTCCTCATTCTCCCAAGTTTCTCCTCAGGCCTCCTCAAATCTCTCTCCACACCCCCCAAGCTGCCCGCTTCCACTCTCCCCCAGTGCACCGCAGTTTCCAGTCCCATCTGCTCAGTTTCCACAGAGTTCTCTTCTCCCCGATTGTTTCCAGGTCCCTCTCGCTCCTCCCTCCTTTGccccctgcccctctgcttgtcccctcccctccaccaccgcagcccctctcctctctctggcaAGTGCCTTCTCTCTGGCtgtgatgactgtggctcagtccCTGCTGTCCCCATCCCCTGGGCTCCTGTCCCagtctcctccagctcctcctggTCCTCTCCCTAGCCTGTCCCTTCCTACTCCCTGTACTCCTTGTGGCCAGGAGCAGACTTTATCTCTGACAGCTGAGATGGAGGGTGAG GCTTCTCCGAATATTGGTTGGCCACTCCCAGGTGAAGCCAGATTGGCgcccatctcagaag AGGGAAAGCCTCAGCTTGTTGGGCGCTTCCAAGTGACTTCATCCAAGGAGCCAGCTGAGCCTCTTCCCCTGCAGCTGGTATCCCCAACTCCCTCTGGCTCCCCGAAGCCTCCAACCCCTCAGCTGACCTCGGAGAGCTCGGACACGGAGGACAGTGCTGGAGCCAGGCCAGAGGCCAGGGAGGCTCTGGCTGAAAGTGACCGTGCAGCCGAGGGCCTAGGGGCTGGAGCTGAAGAGGAAGGGGACGATGGGCAGGAACCCCAAGTAGGGGGCAGCCCTCCACCCCTGATCCATCCCAGCCCAGTGTGGATGAGTTACTCCTATAGCAGCCTGTGTCTGAGCAGTGAGGAGTCAGAGAGCAGTGGGGAGGACGAGGAATTCTGGGCTGAGCTGCAGAATCTTCGGCAGAA GCACTTGTCAGAGGTGGAGGCACTACAGACACTACAGAAACAGGAAATCGAGGACTTGTACAGCAGGCTTGGGAAGCAGCCCCCGCCAGGGATCCTGGCCCCTGCTGCTATGCTGTCTAGCCGCCAGCGCCGCCTCTCCAAGGGCAGCTTCCCCACCTCACGGCGCAACAGCCTGCAGCGTTCTGAGCCCCTGGGCCCGGGTGAGACAGAAGTCACCAGCTCCCATCGTTCCAGAGTCCCCTCCCTAGTGATCTGTCTTTCAGGCCCTGGGGGTCTGCCCCTTGCTGTGGGGGGACTAGCCCCCCGCTTTTCCCTGTGGCCCCTTCCCTCATTCAgtgctctccctcccctccccatcctgcaCCCAGGCATCATGCGAAGGAACTCCCTCAGTGGCAGCAGCACCGGCTCCCAGGAGCAGCGGGCAAGCAAGGGGGTGACATTCGCCGGGGATGTTGGCAGGATG TGA
- the WNK4 gene encoding serine/threonine-protein kinase WNK4 isoform X11 — protein MLKGLQHPNIVRFYDSWKSVLRGQVCIVLVTELMTSGTLKTYLRRFREMKPRVLQRWSRQILRGLHFLHSRVPPILHRDLKCDNVFITGPTGSVKIGDLGLATLKRASFAKSVIGTPEFMAPEMYEEKYDEAVDVYAFGMCMLEMATSEYPYSECQNAAQIYRRVTSGTKPNSFYKVKMPEVKEIIEGCIRTDKNERFTIHDLLAHAFFREERGVHVELAEEDDGEKPDLKLWLRMEDARRGGRPRDNQAIEFLFQLGRDAAEEVAQEMVALGLVCEADYQPVARAVRERVAAIQRKREKLRKARELEALPPAPRLPPAAVPMTPGPSSAFPPEPEEPEADQHQPFLFRHASYSSTTSDCETDGYLSSSGFLDASDPALQPPSGVPSSPAESHLRLPTAFALSIPRSGPGNDFSPGESYASDAASGLSDVGEGMERMRRPPGKILRRRPRSRLRVTSVSDQNDRVVECQLQTHNSKMVTFRFDLDGDSPEEIAAAMVYNEFILPSERAGFLNRIREIIQRVETLLKRDTGPVEAAEDPLSPQEEPAPLPALPGSPPDPSRAELQSSTSLEQRCWAASSASTSSPGTPLSPGNSFSPGTPVFPSPILPVTSPPCHLNPSSFSQVSPQASSNLSPHPPSCPLPLSPSAPQFPVPSAQFPQSSLLPDCFQVPLAPPSFAPCPSACPLPSTTAAPLLSLASAFSLAVMTVAQSLLSPSPGLLSQSPPAPPGPLPSLSLPTPCTPCGQEQTLSLTAEMEGEASPNIGWPLPGEARLAPISEEGKPQLVGRFQVTSSKEPAEPLPLQLVSPTPSGSPKPPTPQLTSESSDTEDSAGARPEAREALAESDRAAEGLGAGAEEEGDDGQEPQVGGSPPPLIHPSPVWMSYSYSSLCLSSEESESSGEDEEFWAELQNLRQKHLSEVEALQTLQKQEIEDLYSRLGKQPPPGILAPAAMLSSRQRRLSKGSFPTSRRNSLQRSEPLGPGETEVTSSHRSRVPSLVICLSGPGGLPLAVGGLAPRFSLWPLPSFSALPPLPILHPGIMRRNSLSGSSTGSQEQRASKGVTFAGDVGRM, from the exons ATGCTCAAGGGGCTGCAGCACCCCAACATCGTCCGCTTCTACGACTCCTGGAAGTCAGTACTGAGGGGCCAGGTTTGCATCGTGCTGGTCACCGAACTCATGACCTCGGGCACGCTCAAGAC ATACCTGAGGCGGTTCCGTGAGATGAAACCACGAGTCCTTCAGCGCTGGAGCCGCCAAATCCTGCGGGGGCTGCATTTCCTACACTCCCGAGTACCCCCTATCCTGCACCGAGATCTCAAGTGTGACAACGTCTTTATCACCGGCCCTACGGGCTCCGTTAAGATCGGGGACCTGGGCCTGGCCACGCTCAAGCGCGCCTCCTTCGCCAAGAGCGTCATCG GGACCCCGGAGTTCATGGCCCCAGAGATGTACGAGGAAAAGTACGACGAGGCCGTGGACGTGTACGCGTTTGGCATGTGCATGCTGGAGATGGCGACCTCGGAGTACCCCTACTCAGAGTGCCAGAATGCTGCTCAAATCTACCGCAGGGTCACCTCg GGCACGAAACCCAACAGCTTCTACAAGGTGAAGATGCCCGAGGTAAAGGAGATCATTGAAGGCTGCATCCGCACGGATAAGAATGAGAg GTTCACCATCCACGACCTTCTGGCTCACGCCTTCTTCCGCGAGGAGCGCGGCGTCCACGTGGAGTTGGCGGAGGAGGACGACGGAGAGAAGCCGGACCTCAAGCTCTGGCTGCGCATGGAGGACGCGCGGCGAGGGGGGCGCCCACGGGACAACCAGGCCATCGAGTTCTTGTTCCAGCTGGGCCGGGACGCGGCCGAGGAGGTGGCTCAGGAGATG GTGGCCCTGGGCTTAGTGTGTGAAGCTGATTACCAGCCAGTGGCTCGTGCAGTGCGTGAACGGGTTGCTGCCATCCAGCGAAAGCGTGAGAAGCTGCGCAAAGCTAGGGAGTTGGAGGCCCTCCCCCCAGCGCCGAGACTCCCACCAGCAGCTGTCCCCATGACTCCTGGTCCCTCCAGtgccttccctcctgagcctgaGGAGCCAGAGGCAGACCAGCACCAGCCCTTCCTCTTCCGCCATGCCAGCTATTCCTCTACCACCT cgGATTGCGAGACTGATGGCTACCTCAGCTCCTCCGGCTTCCTGGATGCCTCAGACCCTGCCCTTCAGCCCCCTAGCGGGGTGCCATCCAGCCCCGCTGAGTCCCATCTCCGCCTGCCTACG GCTTTTGCTCTATCCATTCCACGTTCTGGCCCCGGCAATGACTTTTCCCCTGGAGAGAG ctaTGCCTCAGATGCAGCGTCAGGCCTTAGTGATGTGGGAGAAGGGATGGAACGGATGAGGAGACCCCCAGGGAAAATCCTCCGGCGTAGACCCCGATCCCGGCTTCGGGTTACAAGT GTCTCAGACCAGAACGACAGAGTGGTTGAATGCCAGCTGCAGACGCACAACAGCAAGATGGTGACCTTCCGATTTGATCTGGATGGGGACAGCCCAGAAGAGATTGCAGCTGCCATG GTGTATAATGAGTTCATTCTGCCCTCGGAGCGAGCTGGATTCCTGAACCGGATTCGGGAGATTATCCAGCGAGTGGAGACCCTGTTGAAGAGAGATACTGGCCCTGTGGAGGCTGCTGAAGACCCTCTGAGTCCCCAG gaGGAGCCAGCACCACTGCCTGCTCTCCCGGGGTCCCCCCCAGACCCATCCAGGG caGAGCTCCAGAGCAGCACCTCCCTGGAGCAGAGATGCTGGGCAGCTTCCTCCGCCTCCACATCTTCTCCTGGAACTCCCTTGTCTCCTGGAAACTCCTTTTCTCCTGGAACCCCGGTTTTCCCAAGTCCCATCCTTCCCGTCACTTCTCCCCCATGTCATCTCAACCCCTCCTCATTCTCCCAAGTTTCTCCTCAGGCCTCCTCAAATCTCTCTCCACACCCCCCAAGCTGCCCGCTTCCACTCTCCCCCAGTGCACCGCAGTTTCCAGTCCCATCTGCTCAGTTTCCACAGAGTTCTCTTCTCCCCGATTGTTTCCAGGTCCCTCTCGCTCCTCCCTCCTTTGccccctgcccctctgcttgtcccctcccctccaccaccgcagcccctctcctctctctggcaAGTGCCTTCTCTCTGGCtgtgatgactgtggctcagtccCTGCTGTCCCCATCCCCTGGGCTCCTGTCCCagtctcctccagctcctcctggTCCTCTCCCTAGCCTGTCCCTTCCTACTCCCTGTACTCCTTGTGGCCAGGAGCAGACTTTATCTCTGACAGCTGAGATGGAGGGTGAG GCTTCTCCGAATATTGGTTGGCCACTCCCAGGTGAAGCCAGATTGGCgcccatctcagaag AGGGAAAGCCTCAGCTTGTTGGGCGCTTCCAAGTGACTTCATCCAAGGAGCCAGCTGAGCCTCTTCCCCTGCAGCTGGTATCCCCAACTCCCTCTGGCTCCCCGAAGCCTCCAACCCCTCAGCTGACCTCGGAGAGCTCGGACACGGAGGACAGTGCTGGAGCCAGGCCAGAGGCCAGGGAGGCTCTGGCTGAAAGTGACCGTGCAGCCGAGGGCCTAGGGGCTGGAGCTGAAGAGGAAGGGGACGATGGGCAGGAACCCCAAGTAGGGGGCAGCCCTCCACCCCTGATCCATCCCAGCCCAGTGTGGATGAGTTACTCCTATAGCAGCCTGTGTCTGAGCAGTGAGGAGTCAGAGAGCAGTGGGGAGGACGAGGAATTCTGGGCTGAGCTGCAGAATCTTCGGCAGAA GCACTTGTCAGAGGTGGAGGCACTACAGACACTACAGAAACAGGAAATCGAGGACTTGTACAGCAGGCTTGGGAAGCAGCCCCCGCCAGGGATCCTGGCCCCTGCTGCTATGCTGTCTAGCCGCCAGCGCCGCCTCTCCAAGGGCAGCTTCCCCACCTCACGGCGCAACAGCCTGCAGCGTTCTGAGCCCCTGGGCCCGGGTGAGACAGAAGTCACCAGCTCCCATCGTTCCAGAGTCCCCTCCCTAGTGATCTGTCTTTCAGGCCCTGGGGGTCTGCCCCTTGCTGTGGGGGGACTAGCCCCCCGCTTTTCCCTGTGGCCCCTTCCCTCATTCAgtgctctccctcccctccccatcctgcaCCCAGGCATCATGCGAAGGAACTCCCTCAGTGGCAGCAGCACCGGCTCCCAGGAGCAGCGGGCAAGCAAGGGGGTGACATTCGCCGGGGATGTTGGCAGGATG TGA